In Chryseobacterium viscerum, one DNA window encodes the following:
- a CDS encoding DUF6452 family protein, protein MKYFKFLIAICFLGMLFSCGGDDDICESGEGTPRMKVAFRSLDTGKEKTLDTLYVAVDYGAGKVDLGKLAKIDSRLIPLRVDNSPYTDVYFKLTYNGAESKVRINYSTKSTYVSPGCGIKKSYENLSSELVTPNPVQKLEAGQNQIENEDKTNLYLSF, encoded by the coding sequence ATGAAATACTTTAAATTTCTCATAGCAATCTGCTTTTTAGGAATGCTTTTTTCCTGTGGAGGAGATGATGATATTTGCGAAAGTGGAGAAGGAACTCCCAGAATGAAGGTGGCTTTCAGATCACTGGATACTGGAAAAGAGAAGACGCTGGATACACTATATGTAGCAGTAGATTATGGAGCAGGAAAAGTGGATCTGGGAAAACTTGCAAAAATTGATTCTCGATTAATTCCTTTACGTGTAGATAATTCGCCTTATACGGACGTTTATTTTAAGCTTACCTATAATGGGGCAGAATCTAAAGTAAGGATTAATTACAGTACGAAGTCAACATATGTTTCTCCCGGATGCGGAATCAAAAAATCTTACGAGAATTTAAGTTCAGAATTAGTAACTCCGAATCCTGTTCAGAAACTGGAAGCCGGACAAAATCAAATAGAGAATGAAGACAAGACTAATCTTTACCTTTCTTTTTAG